The Platichthys flesus chromosome 10, fPlaFle2.1, whole genome shotgun sequence genome includes a window with the following:
- the si:ch211-168d23.3 gene encoding BRD4-interacting chromatin-remodeling complex-associated protein gives MEDEDGTCLLDVLCDPQALNDFLHGTNELPTEDLLISSSSGETSLFADAPSPVSLLGDGGGSPDTPPPGCVDLSFLEEALLSSPEGEDLQVVQGGQPVEGGCEAKEGEVPEVEEAEVACDILQQSLQEADITEQTMALEAGLAHTGDNLSLYSPAPLLSPPPAPFFTKSVTLPAPPALPRDTQAAVEPPQPSLLAVGPGCPSLKPAAPPQLMGLLPGNVFPAPSPETSFSLSPAQGSSMILHKAVPSLTSRPLITPSLRATAAAPGIVLQRGPLHIQPKLPISIQPRLVQISPKPSGQKPTPSLTFVPGTGSPNILLSQTPGQKPTAPQPQPSQQLHKPVSLQLVNQGGSFVLQPQGLFQGQNQFLLPGQSPVTISQPNSGARTLLTPSHQGPSATGQLVDGSQILTVPQRQLNFSPVFTTPTGQLALRQATVLSGPLHLQSAPPTVFQMPAQLAGAYTAGGQGQRATLLHSPALGNHITLINSSGVLPQDLTSISIVNGPSVVQGLPFAAQAPAPQAGGAEAQLSLQQASVVLLPERTVQEERSSSEETFHQRPQPYGHVLQHISVHPPSSGPQTPSPPVVPALQPPPEPPLAPNPAAEMPKLLMPSVDMTHVVEEVAQSMSQNQAFMQHLQQQALNSPIACDLLVGALPVVPMEILSSPNERETQPQTHSVPDPGPHIVTSDQRVEASPLSSDPEDTPLLCPSPPHLLQDTGTTAPAAFSPPAGAQTTPPAPEGSAPQPLIEPQAQYQAPLQLQVSQAVFGQNQVQLQTSVPQPRSSSGTPAHSSSSSSSSSSSSPVLVSVPLPQQQPDPPAAHLSKGGDDSAVQQQTQNKPTAALVVETKVFPLDVRPRSPAAHDVHGPPAPRDCGPVQTSQQTGSKLAVWTEQQREDRITPAIRRHRFQQQLCSDHAEVQHPFTGSAFSTLKDAVRRLLPYHACAGHLPSQSDFALVDQEFDSVSGFLLKRTKDMINKYRQLLVRETQQESPSAEMVMLERLFLQAERFALAEDRRRARRDPESFMMALTTSASSPHEAPPSGPSHPVSSGSPSSPPAWTRLSDRPPGLKTYRSSSRGALRLTIKQESGSRKVVHNSACEPGLKRDHTGQLTNGGAAVSERHSQQAPNGSPPRPQHEEQVVNGALQSDPAQEVPQTAPSPKIKAQHPLSMPEPQAACFESPPRDVSAPKLKCYRLEATSQPEPRPSPPPPPLQEDNMLSEHLQSAIDSILELQRLQGPSAAPTRAPSGPPLDQAVTSILEGHL, from the exons ATGGAGGATGAAGATGGGACTTGTCTACTTGATGTTTTGTG TGACCCCCAGGCCCTGAACGACTTCCTTCATGGGACCAATGAG CTGCCGACTGAGGACCTGCTCATTAGCTCCTCCTCTGGGGAGACCTCCCTCTTCGCAGACGCCCCG AGCCCCGTCTCTCTGCTGGGAGATGGCGGGGGTTCCCCAGACACGCCTCCCCCCGGCTGTGTGGACCTGTCCTTCCTGGAGGAGGCTCTCCTGTCATCGCCGGAGGGTGAAGACCTGCAGGTGGTGCAGGGTGGGCAGCCTGTGGAGGGTGGATGTGAGGCGAAGGAGGGAGAGGTgccggaggtggaggaggcggaggtggCGTGTGACATCCTGCAGCAGAGCCTGCAGGAGGCGGACATCACTGAGCAGACCATGGCTCTGGAGGCAGGTCTGGCCCATACCGGGGACAATCTCTCCCTCTACTCacccgctcctctcctctctcctccccctgcacCATTCTTTACCAAGTCTGTGACCTTGCCCGCCCCCCCGGCGCTGCCCAGAGACACCCAggcagcagtggagcccccCCAGCCCTCGCTCCTCGCTGTCGGGCCTGGCTGCCCCTCTCTAAAACCTGCTGCACCACCTCAGCTGATGGGGCTCCTGCCTGGAAACGTGTTCCCGGCTCCTTCTCCAGAGACCTCCTTCTCTCTGAGTCCCGCCCAGGGCTCCAGTATGATCCTCCACAAGGCCGTTCCCAGTTTGACCAGTCGTCCTCTCATCACTCCATCCCTGAGAGCCACGGCAGCAGCACCAGGGATCGTGCTGCAGAGGGGCCCTCTCCACATCCAGCCCAAGCTCCCCATCAGCATTCAGCCCAGACTGGTTCAAATTAGCCCCAAGCCTTCTGGGCAGAAACCCACACCGAGTCTAACTTTCGTCCCTGGGACTGGCTCACCAAATATTCTACTGTCCCAAACTCCAGGCCAAAAGCCCACAGCCCCACAGCCGCAGCCCAGCCAGCAGCTCCACAAACCAGTCAGCCTGCAGTTAGTCAACCAGGGCGGCTCCTTCGTGCTCCAGCCTCAGGGACTCTTCCAGGGCCAAAACCAGTTCCTTCTTCCAGGCCAGTCCCCCGTCACAATCTCCCAGCCTAACAGTGGAGCTCGAACGCTGCTGACTCCCAGTCACCAGGGCCCATCGGCCACTGGGCAGCTCGTAGACGGCTCTCAGATCCTTACTGTGCCCCAGAGACAGCTGAACTTCAGCCCCGTCTTCACCACCCCCACCGGGCAGCTCGCGCTCCGCCAGGCCACGGTGCTTTCAGGACCCTTGCATCTACAGTCAGCCCCCCCCACTGTCTTCCAGATGCCGGCACAGCTGGCTGGAGCCTACACTGCGGGGGGGCAGGGGCAGCGCGCCACCCTGCTCCACAGTCCCGCTCTTGGAAACCACATAACCTTGATCAACAGTTCGGGGGTGCTCCCCCAGGATCTCACTTCCATCTCAATCGTCAACGGGCCCTCGGTGGTTCAGGGGCTGCCCTTCGCTGCCCAGGCCCCGGCTCCTCAGGCGGGGGGGGCGGAGgcacagctcagcctccagcAGGCGTCTGTGGTGCTGCTGCCAGAGAGAACTGttcaagaggagaggagcagctcagaggagacTTTCCACCAACGGCCGCAG CCCTATGGACACGTGCTCCAGCACATCTCCGtgcaccccccctcctcagGGCCGCagaccccctctcctcctgtcgTCCCCgccctgcagcctcctcctgaACCTCCTCTGGCCCCCAACCCAGCTGCAGAGATGCCCAAACTACTGATGCCCTCAGTGGACATGACCcatgtggtggaggaggtggccCAGTCCATGAGCCAGAACCAGGCCTTTATGCAACATCTGCAACAG CAAGCACTTAACTCTCCCATCGCCTGTGATCTGCTGGTTGGAGCGCTGCCAGTGGTGCCGATGGAGATTCTCTCCTCCCCCAACGAGAGAGAGACCCAACCACAGACCCACTCAGTCCCAGATCCGGGCCCCCACATCGTGACGTCCGACCAGCGTGTGGAGGCCTCTCCGCTCAGCTCGGATCCCGAGGACACACCGCTGCTctgcccctcccctccccacctcctTCAGGACACAGGGACAACAGCTCCAGCAGCGTTCTCCCCTCCAGCTGGAGCTCAGACGACTCCTCCTGCACCTGAGGGGTCGGCTCCACAGCCCCTCATCGAGCCCCAAGCCCAGTACCAGGCCCCGCTTCAGCTCCAGGTCTCACAGGCCGTGTTCGGCCAGAACCAGGTGCAGCTCCAGACGTCGGTTCCCCAGCCCCGGTCCTCGAGCGGCACTCCCGcccacagcagctcctcctcctcctcctcctcctcctcctcccctgtgcTGGTCAGCGTCCCCTtgcctcagcagcagcctgaCCCCCCCGCTGCTCATCTCTCCAAAGGAGGAGACGACTCCGCTGtgcaacagcaaacacaaaaca AGCCGACAGCTGCCTTGGTCGTGGAGACTAAAGTGTTTCCTCTCGATGTCCGTCCACGCTCTCCTGCAGCCCACGATGTCCACGGGCCCCCGGCTCCCAGGGACTGTGGCCCCGTCCAGACGAGCCAGCAGACGGGCTCCAAG CTGGCAGTTTGgacggagcagcagagagaggacaggatcACACCAGCAATACGCCGGCACAG gttccagcagcagctgtgttcGGACCACGCAGAGGTTCAGCACCCGTTCACCGGCTCGGCCTTTTCCACGCTGAAGGACGCCGTGAGACGCCTGCTGCCGTACCACGCGTGTGCCGGTCACCTGCCGAGCCAGAGCGACTTCGCTTTAG tggACCAGGAGTTTGACTCTGTGTCCGGCTTCCTGCTGAAACGCACCAAGGACATGATCAACAAATACAGGCAGCTACTGGTCAGAGAAACTCAG CAGGAGAGTCCCTCAGCGGAGATGGTGATGCTGGAGCGTCTCTTCCTTCAGGCCGAGCGATTCGCTTTAGCCGAGGACAGACGCAGAGCCCGCAGAGACCCAG AGTCGTTCATGATGGCCTTGACTACATCAGCGTCTTCCCCTCATGAAGCCCCCCCCTCCGGCCCCTCCCACCCGGTCTCCTCCGGcagcccctcctcccccccggcCTGGACCAGACTCTCGGACCGGCCCCCGGGACTGAAGACGTACCGCTCCAGCTCCCGCGGCGCCCTCAGGCTCACCATCAAGCAGGAGTCGGGCTCCCGCAAGGTGGTGCACAACTCGGCCTGCGAGCCCGGACTCAAGAGGGACCACACGGGGCAGCTGACCAACGGGGGGGCAGCCGTGAGCGAGCGCCACTCTCAGCAGGCGCCCAACGGATCGCCCCCCCGTCCCCAGCACGAGGAGCAGGTCGTCAACGGGGCTCTGCAGAGCGACCCTGCACAGGAAGTCCCACAGACTGCTCCCAGTCCCAAAATAAAAGCCCAACATCCTCTTTCTATGCCAGAGCCACAGGCGGCTTGCTTCGAGTCGCCTCCCAGAGATGTCAGTGCCCCAAAACTGAAATGCTACAGGCTGGAGGCGACGTCTCAGCCGGAGCCGCGGCCGAGTCCGCCGCCACCCCCCCTCCAAGAGGACAACATGCTCAGTGAACATCTACAGAGCGCCATCGACAGCATCCTGGAGCTGCAGCGCCTGCAGGGCCCCTCTGCAGCCCCGACCAGGGCCCCGTCAGGGCCGCCCCTGGACCAGGCTGTCACCAGCATCCTGGAGGGACACCTGTGA
- the LOC133962514 gene encoding enhancer of rudimentary homolog: MSHTILLVQPTKRPEGRTYADYESVNECMEGVCKMYEEHLKRMNPNSPSITYDISQLFDFIDDLADLSCLVYRTDTQTYQPYNKDWIKEKIYVLLRRQAQQATK; encoded by the exons ATG TCCCACACCATCCTGCTGGTGCAGCCCACCAAGAGGCCCGAGGGAAGGACGTATGCTGACTATGAGTCAGTCAACGAGTGTATGGAAG GTGTCTGTAAGATGTACGAGGAGCATTTAAAGAGGATGAACCCCAACAGTCCGTCGATAACGTACGACATCAGCCAGCTGTTCGACTTCATCGACGACCTGGCTGACCTCAGCTGTCTGGT GTATCGAACCGACACGCAGACGTACCAGCCGTACAACAAGGACTGGATCAAGGAGAAGATCTACGTGCTGCTGCGCCGTCAGGCCCAGCAGGCGACCAAGTGA